One Augochlora pura isolate Apur16 chromosome 10, APUR_v2.2.1, whole genome shotgun sequence DNA window includes the following coding sequences:
- the LOC144476590 gene encoding uncharacterized protein LOC144476590, with protein MPNYCRLLPTEYSRNYIKRRPVPAKIIIPRDRFSERIEEWEIDPRTASIPTELDEAAEQLVRKHILDYQRSVYQVSYKNYWASQKKSHSDDSGEETEKEKDLQSELLLHIKNLYFNPHTEKVLAPPPTAKRMLAYIRPKLLHANLSTYQDTFARTGATVMMREHEKKTSGDAGDAKGPIKLNDPCAEFNIDNN; from the exons ATGCCAAATTATTGTCGATTGTTGCCTACGGAATATAGTCGGAATTATATCAAGAGAAGACCTGTGCCAGCTAAAAT AATTATTCCGAGAGATCGTTTTTCGGAGCGTATCGAGGAATGGGAAATCGATCCACGCACTGCATCGATCCCTACCGAACTCGACGAAGCCGCTGAACAATTAGTTCGGAAACACATCCTCGACTATCAACGATCCGTGTACCAAGTCTCCTACAAGAATTACT GGGCTAGCCAAAAGAAGTCGCATTCGGATGATTCAGGAGAAGAAACCGAAAAGGAAAAGGATTTACAAAGCGAACTATTGCTGCACATAAAAAATCTATACTTTAATCCTCATACCGAGAAAGTTCTAGCACCACCTCCTACTGCCAAACGAA TGCTCGCCTACATCAGACCAAAACTGTTGCACGCAAATCTTTCGACGTACCAAGATACGTTTGCGCGTACTGGAGCCACGGTTATGATGCGGGAGCACGAAAAGAAAACTTCAGGAGATGCAGGAGACGCAAAAGGgccaattaaattaaacgacCCATGCGCTGAATTCAATATCGACAATAATTAG
- the LOC144476354 gene encoding uncharacterized protein LOC144476354, protein MDQYITTYKKDYIWPSRKVQRAASKLQDASFCRCDSGQSREIKVTELCGDQQSWSRMGPMGRLLDPQLYPAKTGPHPETEVTKFDQPSTYLKKLEEKHPNLYGVLKDATEDEIILRVDQDRLMTTYQLDYGPKGQETCTAEEMQKKMKIDAKESGTPSPRGALIKQRKKEQDHKSKKKPKKGEDETQETRLPPWRSEYQDSISRLGTAIMNLKMHQKKTAAPAWAIAN, encoded by the exons ATGGACCAGTACATTACAACGTATAAAAAAGACTACATATGGCCGTCCAGAAAGGTCCAACGAGCGGCATCGAAGCTGCAGGATGCCAGCTTTTGTCGATGCGATTCCGGTCAGTCTCGCGAGATCAAGGTCACCGAATTATGCGGGGATCAGCAAAGTTGGAGTCGCATGGGCCCCATGGGACGTCTTTTAGACCCTCAGCTATATCCTGCAAAAACTGGGCCTCATCCAGAAACAGAAGTGACGAAGTTCGATCAACCGAGCACCTAtcttaaaaaa CTAGAGGAGAAGCATCCTAATCTCTATGGAGTCTTAAAAGATGCAACAGAGGATGAGATCATACTTCGAGTGGACCAAGATCGACTGATGACCACTTATCAATTAGATTATGGCCCGAAGGGACAGGAAACTTGCACCG ctGAGGAAatgcaaaagaaaatgaaaattgacgCGAAAGAAAGCGGGACGCCGTCTCCTCGAGGCGCATTGATTAAGCAACGCAAAAAGGAACAAGATCACAAATCGAAGAAGAAACCAAAGAAGGGCGAGGATGAGACTCAAGAAACTCGACTACCACCGTGGCGTTCCGAGTACCAAGATAGTATCAGCAGATTAGGCACCGCAATCATGAACTTGAAAATGCACCAGAAGAAAACTGCAGCGCCCGCTTGGGCTAtagcaaattaa
- the LOC144476365 gene encoding uncharacterized protein LOC144476365, whose product MAATQQNFATITHDEFKWPYAIPLVAKPAQPPMSTGIRLFSPRIDPEECPCDVHGHEKNKNRYKYLADKERQIVNELVNVKTEMTNLASALLDSNCEQTDDVMKSVYETDYSKRGLPIQDYRQLVAAVDSPYCSPFPTEVMEIKGGYRDHKNFRHTAIERPHIHPVKKFTLYEVPETFSKWEEPFTSRSEYMDTFSKIGLSNMKNRQQYLEPIPSSRRRFGDSKL is encoded by the exons ATGGCTGCAACTCaacaaaattttgccactATTACTCACGATGAGTTTAAGTGGCCGTACGCGATACCTCTCGTCGCAAAGCCAGCACAACCACCGATGAGTACTGGAATTCGGTTATTCTCTCCTCGAATTGATCCCGAAGAATGCCCTTGCGATGTCCATGGccacgagaaaaataaaaatag GTACAAGTACCTGGCGGACAAGGAACGACAGATTGTTAATGAACTTGTAAATGTTAAGACGGAAATGACTAATCTTGCGTCTGCGCTATTGGACAGCAATTGTGAACAAACGGATGACGTAATGAAGAGCGTTTACGAAACGGATTACTCGAAAAGAG GTTTGCCGATCCAAGACTATAGACAACTGGTTGCGGCAGTCGATTCGCCATATTGCTCTCCATTCCCGACGGAAGTTATGGAGATAAAAGGGGGATACAGGGATCATAAGAACTTTCGTCACACGGCTATCGAGAGACCTCATATACATCCGGTTAAGAAGTTTACGCTCTACGAAG TTCCAGAAACATTCTCCAAGTGGGAAGAACCGTTTACCAGTCGTTCGGAATATATGGATACCTTTAGTAAGATTGGTTTGAGCAATATGAAGAATCGTCAGCAATATCTAGAACCGATACCTTCGTCAAGAAGAAGATTCGGAGACTCTAAACTATGA
- the LOC144476401 gene encoding uncharacterized protein LOC144476401, with protein sequence MKMTTSSPGRNHGRMTDEWSPKVSAHRKTSSQTTGPHWQREVPPKTTSFTGTGSRIYQQACGCDHEINYMGARTSEESDCEPADTYVDKNTLKNNESVYVNIAPRPDNLAIKYPRFAHYDGNYTPEAILAMQKLRKLKELQIKRDMSEKYYTQAIKRLIGEYYMEAKTLAAATVSPQREMHSASFPLYERNRGKNSLEPCGTMTTITKLNCGCIQETARPIFTTTRGRVQRWNCNQSQEEVFLKSTPLNPQEHLFATIEHRNDRPRSNLKKRSNIEAKAYANISQDADGVCETETENEILNEGGKPKLAECVSRASSPYPNFNDTYVGSA encoded by the exons ATGAAAATGACGACCTCGTCTCCAGGTCGTAACCATGGCAGAATGACCGACGA ATGGTCGCCGAAGGTGTCGGCCCATCGGAAAACGTCGTCGCAAACGACGGGACCTCACTGGCAGAGGGAAGTTCCACCAAAAACTACTTCGTTTACCGGTACGGGATCGAGGATCTATCAGCAAGCGTGCGGCTGCGACCACGAGATAAATTATATGGGGGCGAGGACTTCCGAGGAATCTGACTGCGAGCCTGCGGACACCTACGTTGATAAGAATACC TTGAAGAACAATGAGTCGGTCTACGTTAACATCGCCCCAAGACCTGACAACCTCGCTATCAAATACCCACGTTTCGCTCATTACGATGGCAACTATACGCCGGAAGCGATCCTGGCAATGCAGAAATTGCGGAAGCTGAAGGAGCTACAAATCAAACGGGATATGAGCGAAAAATACTACACGCAGGCGATTAAACGACTGATCGGGGAGTATTATATGGAAGCGAAGACATTGGCGGCAGCCACCGTGAGCCCTCAAAGGGAAATGCACAGTGCCAGCTTTCCTCTATATGAGAGAAACAGAGGAAAAAAT AGTCTAGAACCGTGCGGCACAATGACAACAATTACGAAGCTGAATTGCGGGTGCATTCAAGAAACGGCCAGGCCAATTTTTACGACGACGAGGGGTCGGGTTCAACGGTGGAATTGCAACCAATCGCAAGAGGAGGTATTCCTGAAATCGACCCCGTTGAATCCTCAGGAGCACCTGTTTGCCACGATAGAACACCGGAATGATCGGCCACGCAGCAACCTGAAAAAACGGTCCAACATTGAAGCGAAAGCTTATGCGAACATTTCTCAGGACGCTGATGGAGTTTGCGAAACGGAAACCGAGAACGAAATATTGAATGAAGGCGGGAAACCAAAACTGGCGGAATGTGTCTCTAGAGCCTCGTCCCCTTACCCGAATTTTAACGATACTTATGTTGGATCGGCTTAG